A window of the Gemmatimonadota bacterium genome harbors these coding sequences:
- a CDS encoding DbpA RNA binding domain-containing protein codes for MTGPDTFEELGLSPALVEALAAEGIEVPTALQAEAIPVLRRGNSAVLRAGPGSGILVAFGVPLLDRLEPDVAGPRALVLTTGATRSGALALSLARIAAGTDHRVAALGGPWALPERATILFATPAELDRAIRGSQVKLDRVEAIVLDGASSFFEGMESSLPPSILVELGTGERQIVVASEPFTPAVRRFADQQLRRAVYIPSDAASPDEGSPGPHRGALRVRTVEGEGEQEVARLAAELFEEGAAHVLLFARSADRAADVGDFLALHGFVAGPAGEADSPVWLGVDPLQVREALREKSDQVRGTVVVSTDVPMDADDLDRRHGGSLGQGVVLARARELPHLRRTAREAGYVLQPFTSRRKELREAAGDFLARVERTLESGDLLPQHLLLEPLIERWEAAEVAAALSLLLREKGPPGPVGAAAGPAEAAPGEARVGPRPQAWVRLFLSVGERDGIGAGDLLGAIIGESGIAGDQIGRIDLKDTYSRVEVHEGVADQVIRALNGTSIRGRSVRADFDRGEARSRGGGAPGRKQGGGARRGGPPFGSGGSTPKR; via the coding sequence ATGACCGGGCCGGACACCTTCGAAGAGCTCGGACTTTCCCCCGCCCTTGTGGAGGCACTCGCGGCGGAAGGGATCGAGGTCCCGACCGCTTTACAGGCCGAAGCGATTCCGGTCCTGCGCCGCGGAAACTCGGCGGTCCTTCGCGCGGGCCCAGGGTCGGGGATCCTCGTCGCGTTCGGCGTCCCCCTCCTCGACCGCCTGGAGCCGGATGTGGCCGGCCCCCGTGCCCTCGTCCTTACGACCGGCGCAACACGGTCCGGCGCGCTCGCTCTCTCCTTGGCGCGCATCGCCGCCGGAACGGATCACCGGGTGGCGGCCCTCGGAGGACCATGGGCCCTTCCGGAGCGAGCGACGATCCTCTTCGCCACGCCGGCGGAGCTGGACCGCGCGATCCGTGGCTCGCAGGTGAAGCTCGACCGGGTGGAGGCCATCGTCCTCGACGGGGCATCTTCCTTCTTCGAGGGAATGGAGTCCTCTCTCCCTCCTTCAATCCTTGTGGAGCTTGGGACCGGGGAAAGGCAGATCGTCGTTGCGAGCGAGCCGTTCACGCCGGCCGTGCGCCGATTCGCGGACCAACAACTTCGGCGTGCCGTTTACATCCCGTCCGATGCGGCGTCGCCGGACGAAGGGTCCCCGGGTCCCCATCGCGGCGCTCTCCGCGTGCGGACGGTGGAGGGGGAGGGGGAGCAAGAGGTCGCGCGGCTCGCCGCGGAGCTCTTCGAGGAAGGCGCCGCCCACGTTCTCCTCTTCGCGCGCTCCGCGGACCGGGCGGCGGATGTCGGCGACTTCCTCGCGCTCCACGGCTTCGTGGCCGGCCCCGCGGGAGAAGCGGATTCGCCGGTCTGGCTCGGGGTGGATCCGCTCCAGGTCCGTGAAGCACTCCGCGAAAAGAGTGACCAGGTCAGGGGAACCGTCGTCGTGTCCACGGACGTCCCGATGGACGCAGACGATCTCGACCGGAGGCACGGCGGTTCCCTCGGACAGGGGGTCGTTCTCGCACGCGCGAGGGAGCTCCCGCACCTCCGCAGGACGGCCCGGGAGGCCGGATACGTGCTCCAGCCTTTCACCTCCCGGCGGAAGGAGCTCCGCGAAGCGGCGGGGGACTTCCTCGCACGGGTCGAGCGAACGCTCGAAAGTGGAGATCTCCTCCCTCAGCATCTTCTTCTCGAGCCACTGATCGAACGCTGGGAAGCCGCCGAAGTCGCGGCCGCCCTCTCCCTCCTCCTGCGTGAGAAGGGACCGCCCGGGCCCGTCGGCGCCGCGGCGGGCCCGGCCGAAGCGGCGCCCGGAGAAGCGCGCGTCGGTCCGCGTCCGCAGGCTTGGGTCCGCCTCTTCCTCAGCGTCGGCGAGCGCGACGGAATCGGGGCGGGCGACCTCCTCGGCGCGATCATTGGCGAGTCGGGAATCGCCGGCGATCAGATTGGCCGCATAGACCTGAAGGACACCTATTCGCGCGTCGAAGTGCACGAAGGGGTGGCCGACCAGGTGATTCGCGCCCTGAACGGAACGTCGATCCGCGGGCGGAGCGTGCGCGCGGACTTCGACCGTGGTGAAGCAAGATCGCGCGGGGGGGGGGCCCCTGGGCGGAAACAGGGGGGAGGAGCGCGTCGCGGAGGCCCTCCCTTCGGATCCGGCGGGAGCACACCAAAACGCTGA
- a CDS encoding S41 family peptidase, protein MNLPRAMLGRAWVRACALSLAVPLLLAPPVEAQGPGALDPALAAATFDSAWTRVRDTYYDPGMRGLDWDGVRAELRPRAVAAYSSSELRDVLTEMLSRLGESHFSIIPGPSAAAFDLPAAAGDAEPGLDLRRVGDELVVSRVRAGSPAEGGGVRPGWILDGIDELSMDTLASWVSEGAPDENVERYIGLWFPISARARLAGAQGSEVTVHLRDGSNEERSVTLERAAPPGEEVRLGNLPPLRMESTHRIETLPGGGEAGVIRLSAWFPAIVPALATAMGDLRDVDGIVLDLRGNPGGLAALVMGVGGHFLDEPLSLGEMRMREATLRFVVNPQRVTGDGTRVEPFSGPFAILVDPLTASTSEVFAGGMQALGRARVFGETTAGQALPALVTALPNGDRLLHAVADFTASDGSRLEGAGVTPDVIVPLTREALLAGEDSALREAFQWIASHPD, encoded by the coding sequence ATGAACCTCCCGCGAGCAATGCTGGGCCGTGCCTGGGTCCGGGCCTGCGCCCTGTCCCTCGCCGTCCCCCTTCTCCTCGCCCCCCCGGTCGAGGCGCAGGGACCTGGGGCCCTCGACCCCGCCCTCGCCGCGGCCACCTTCGATTCCGCCTGGACGCGGGTCCGCGACACGTATTACGACCCGGGAATGCGCGGACTCGACTGGGACGGCGTGCGGGCGGAGCTTCGGCCGCGCGCGGTCGCCGCCTACTCCTCCTCCGAGTTGAGGGATGTGCTCACCGAGATGCTTTCCCGCCTGGGAGAGTCACACTTCAGCATCATCCCGGGGCCTTCGGCGGCAGCCTTCGACCTCCCCGCCGCCGCTGGGGATGCCGAACCGGGACTCGATCTTCGCCGGGTGGGGGATGAGCTGGTCGTTTCGCGCGTACGCGCGGGTAGCCCGGCCGAAGGGGGAGGCGTTCGGCCCGGATGGATTCTGGACGGGATCGACGAGCTGTCCATGGACACTCTCGCCTCCTGGGTCAGCGAGGGTGCCCCCGACGAGAACGTGGAGCGCTACATCGGGCTTTGGTTCCCGATTTCCGCACGTGCGCGCCTCGCGGGAGCCCAGGGCTCGGAGGTGACCGTGCATCTGCGTGACGGATCGAACGAGGAGCGCAGCGTCACACTCGAACGCGCCGCTCCTCCGGGCGAGGAAGTTCGCCTCGGAAACCTCCCTCCGCTCCGGATGGAATCGACCCATCGGATCGAGACGCTCCCGGGGGGCGGCGAAGCCGGGGTCATCCGGCTCTCCGCTTGGTTCCCGGCCATCGTCCCCGCTCTCGCAACCGCGATGGGAGACCTTCGGGACGTCGACGGAATCGTGTTGGACCTTCGCGGAAATCCGGGCGGGCTGGCCGCCCTCGTGATGGGGGTGGGCGGCCATTTCCTCGACGAGCCACTGAGTCTCGGGGAAATGCGCATGCGGGAAGCGACCCTCCGCTTCGTCGTGAACCCTCAACGCGTCACGGGGGACGGGACGCGCGTCGAACCTTTCAGCGGCCCTTTCGCGATCCTCGTGGATCCGCTGACGGCGAGCACCTCCGAGGTGTTCGCGGGGGGGATGCAGGCCCTGGGGCGGGCACGCGTCTTCGGCGAGACGACAGCGGGACAGGCCCTTCCCGCTCTCGTCACCGCGCTTCCGAACGGTGACCGTCTCCTGCATGCGGTCGCCGACTTCACGGCGTCGGACGGCTCACGGTTGGAGGGCGCCGGCGTCACCCCGGATGTCATCGTCCCTCTGACCCGCGAGGCCCTTCTCGCGGGGGAGGATTCGGCTCTGCGCGAGGCCTTCCAATGGATCGCGTCGCACCCGGATTGA
- a CDS encoding DsbA family protein, which translates to MTRRDRPLEGGALRFVFDYVDPGSYLAAAMLDRVPRSRVASSPVEWVPLELRPPPASRPDPGTPEWAGLIEAVGEAAARAGIPFRAPPFVPWSRKAHELALLAAEKGCFERVHQTLFEAHFVRGMDIGRVDVLAGLGGECGFDPAEVRTVLGVDRFGPRMDEIRAALLREGIRGVPLLQANGKQLAGFKDAAELTAFFKTL; encoded by the coding sequence GTGACACGGCGAGATCGGCCGCTTGAAGGCGGAGCCCTTCGCTTCGTCTTCGACTACGTGGACCCCGGCTCGTATCTCGCGGCCGCGATGCTGGACCGCGTCCCGCGGTCGCGTGTGGCGTCGTCACCCGTGGAATGGGTGCCGCTCGAGCTCCGGCCGCCCCCAGCTTCCCGCCCGGACCCCGGGACGCCCGAGTGGGCCGGCCTGATCGAGGCGGTCGGAGAGGCGGCCGCCAGGGCGGGGATCCCGTTTCGTGCCCCTCCCTTCGTTCCCTGGTCCCGCAAAGCGCACGAGCTCGCCCTTCTCGCCGCGGAGAAGGGTTGCTTCGAACGGGTCCACCAGACACTCTTCGAGGCCCATTTCGTCCGAGGGATGGACATCGGACGCGTGGATGTCCTCGCCGGACTGGGCGGGGAGTGCGGGTTCGATCCGGCGGAAGTGCGAACCGTTCTCGGTGTGGACCGCTTCGGTCCGAGGATGGACGAGATCCGCGCCGCATTGCTCCGCGAAGGGATTCGGGGCGTTCCCCTCCTGCAGGCGAACGGGAAGCAGCTGGCGGGGTTCAAGGACGCTGCCGAGCTGACGGCTTTTTTCAAAACACTGTGA
- a CDS encoding fructosamine kinase family protein — protein sequence MRAGGVPAQVAEEASRALGGRGAGRPFRRVQALGGGCVHRAAHVETEEGTAAFLKWSGEGVFTGFGVEARGLLALAERGGVRVPKVLGFSSGESGAAGWLLLEFVRPGAPGSAIPERLGEGLATLHRPLSKGAPGWEEEGWIGTLPQRNGPEQEWPAFWRDSRLLPLLSRLEHGFDRKTRAGAEQVLSAIHVALEGWQDDGLSLLHGDLWSGNVLWDESGDPVLLDPAAYRGHREVDLAMMELFGGFSGRSFDAYFALAPLAAGYPERRRDAYQLYPLLMHLALFGEGYLPRVRHCILRLASAIS from the coding sequence GTGAGGGCGGGCGGAGTCCCGGCCCAGGTGGCCGAGGAGGCGTCGCGGGCGCTCGGCGGAAGGGGCGCAGGGCGCCCCTTCCGCCGGGTCCAGGCCCTCGGAGGAGGGTGCGTCCACCGCGCGGCCCATGTGGAGACGGAGGAGGGAACCGCGGCCTTTCTCAAGTGGTCGGGCGAGGGCGTATTCACCGGATTCGGGGTGGAAGCCCGGGGGCTACTCGCCCTCGCGGAAAGGGGTGGGGTGAGGGTCCCGAAGGTCTTGGGTTTTAGCTCGGGGGAAAGTGGCGCCGCAGGTTGGCTCCTTCTCGAGTTCGTCCGTCCCGGGGCTCCCGGGAGCGCGATTCCCGAGCGGCTGGGAGAGGGACTCGCCACCCTCCATCGACCTCTCTCGAAGGGAGCGCCGGGGTGGGAGGAGGAAGGGTGGATCGGAACGCTGCCGCAGCGGAACGGTCCGGAGCAGGAATGGCCGGCATTTTGGCGGGATTCCCGGCTCCTTCCCCTCCTCTCCAGGCTCGAGCACGGCTTCGATCGAAAGACGCGGGCGGGAGCCGAGCAGGTGCTCTCCGCCATCCATGTCGCGCTCGAGGGCTGGCAGGACGACGGTCTTTCCCTCCTCCACGGCGACCTCTGGAGCGGGAATGTCCTCTGGGACGAATCGGGGGATCCGGTCCTCCTGGACCCCGCGGCCTATCGCGGGCATCGTGAGGTGGATCTCGCGATGATGGAGCTTTTCGGCGGGTTCTCGGGACGGAGCTTCGATGCCTATTTCGCTTTGGCCCCTCTCGCCGCCGGGTACCCGGAGCGCCGCCGCGACGCCTACCAGCTTTACCCGCTCCTCATGCACCTCGCGCTGTTCGGGGAGGGCTACCTCCCTCGCGTTCGCCACTGCATCCTGCGACTGGCTTCGGCGATCTCCTGA
- a CDS encoding HU family DNA-binding protein: protein MNKSELVDALASATGMTKADAGRAVDALFAADSGVIAKALKKGKKVQITGFGTFEVKQRKARTGRNPRTGQTIRIAATRTPGFRSGKGLKDAVK, encoded by the coding sequence ATGAACAAATCCGAGCTCGTGGACGCACTCGCCAGTGCCACCGGAATGACGAAGGCCGACGCCGGGCGCGCCGTTGATGCCCTTTTCGCCGCCGACAGTGGCGTGATCGCCAAGGCGCTGAAGAAGGGGAAGAAGGTCCAGATCACCGGCTTCGGCACTTTCGAAGTGAAGCAGCGGAAGGCCCGGACCGGCCGGAATCCCCGCACCGGCCAGACCATCCGGATCGCCGCCACGAGGACCCCTGGCTTCCGTTCCGGGAAGGGCCTGAAAGACGCCGTGAAGTGA
- a CDS encoding low molecular weight protein-tyrosine-phosphatase, with protein sequence MPESRDPTRATSVLFVCLGNICRSPLAEGVFAHLVREAGREAIYRADSAGTGHWHVGEPPDPRSVGVAERHGIALSGVARQVDPSDFRSFDRIVAMDRDNLRELRRISPKGEGTGLLSLLREFDLEAEGELSVPDPYYGGPDGFEKVFAMVYRSCARLLEDLEAERAR encoded by the coding sequence ATGCCCGAGTCCCGCGATCCGACCAGAGCGACGAGCGTTCTCTTCGTTTGCCTTGGCAACATCTGCCGCTCTCCCCTCGCGGAAGGTGTGTTCGCGCACCTCGTTCGGGAGGCGGGAAGGGAGGCGATCTACCGAGCCGACTCGGCGGGGACCGGCCACTGGCACGTAGGAGAGCCACCGGATCCCCGCTCCGTGGGAGTGGCCGAGCGGCACGGGATCGCCCTCAGTGGAGTGGCCCGGCAGGTGGATCCCAGTGACTTCCGCAGCTTCGATCGGATCGTCGCGATGGACCGCGACAACTTGCGCGAGCTCCGCCGGATCTCGCCGAAGGGAGAAGGTACCGGACTTCTCTCCCTCCTTCGCGAGTTCGATCTCGAAGCGGAAGGAGAGCTGTCGGTCCCCGATCCGTATTACGGAGGTCCGGACGGGTTCGAGAAGGTTTTCGCAATGGTGTATCGGTCCTGCGCGAGGCTTCTCGAGGATCTCGAGGCGGAACGCGCGCGGTGA
- a CDS encoding pyridoxal phosphate-dependent aminotransferase, whose translation MAVSALAKKLAAEGRDIIDLSAGEPDFDTPAWISDAAIAGIRAGKTRYTQPQGIPELRAAVARDLLSNAAPGWKFSGENVVVGAGAKQALFNVCFALFGPGDEVLVAAPYWTSYPDIVALARAEPAFVTGSEERDYKLTVEDLEKVRTPRTRGLIVSSPSNPSGAVYSLEELRAVAGWARGHGVWLLSDEIYRRIYFGSEGGAAPGLLSLSPEELGPFVILDGVSKTFAMTGWRIGYMLGDAGLAGKVGALQSQTTSNPATPSQVAALAALSNPEKAAASIAEMVAAFRRRRDLVVNRVKEKLPHLSFVYPDGAFYLFLKVSAEYGEKMKGSQAWCASVLEGTGVAMVPGSAFGDDRYARMSFATSDDILEESVRRLAAR comes from the coding sequence ATGGCCGTCAGCGCACTCGCCAAGAAACTCGCGGCGGAAGGGCGCGACATCATCGATCTGAGTGCCGGCGAGCCCGACTTCGACACGCCCGCCTGGATCTCCGATGCGGCGATCGCGGGAATCCGAGCCGGAAAAACGCGTTACACGCAGCCCCAGGGGATACCCGAGCTGCGGGCCGCGGTCGCGCGCGACCTCCTCTCGAACGCCGCTCCCGGGTGGAAGTTCTCCGGCGAAAACGTCGTAGTCGGGGCGGGAGCCAAGCAGGCCCTCTTCAACGTCTGTTTCGCGCTCTTCGGGCCGGGCGACGAGGTCCTGGTCGCCGCTCCATATTGGACGAGTTATCCGGACATCGTGGCGCTCGCTCGCGCCGAGCCGGCTTTCGTCACGGGTTCGGAGGAGCGGGACTACAAGCTGACGGTGGAAGACCTCGAAAAGGTGCGGACGCCGAGGACCCGCGGGCTCATCGTCTCGTCTCCTTCGAATCCGTCGGGCGCCGTGTATTCCCTGGAGGAGCTCCGCGCTGTCGCAGGATGGGCGCGCGGGCACGGGGTCTGGCTCCTCAGCGACGAGATCTACCGGCGCATTTATTTTGGAAGCGAAGGCGGTGCCGCGCCCGGGCTCCTCAGCCTCTCGCCCGAGGAGCTCGGCCCCTTCGTGATTCTGGACGGGGTCTCGAAGACCTTTGCCATGACGGGATGGCGCATCGGGTACATGCTCGGGGACGCGGGGCTCGCCGGAAAAGTGGGCGCACTCCAGAGCCAAACGACGTCGAATCCGGCGACCCCTTCGCAGGTGGCCGCTCTCGCGGCCCTGTCGAACCCGGAAAAGGCCGCCGCGTCCATCGCCGAGATGGTCGCCGCCTTCCGCCGCAGGCGAGATCTCGTCGTGAATCGCGTCAAGGAGAAGCTTCCGCACCTCTCCTTCGTTTATCCCGACGGCGCCTTTTACCTCTTCCTCAAGGTGTCGGCCGAATACGGCGAAAAGATGAAGGGCTCCCAGGCCTGGTGCGCCTCGGTCCTGGAGGGAACCGGTGTCGCCATGGTCCCCGGGTCCGCCTTCGGCGACGACCGGTACGCCAGGATGAGCTTCGCGACCTCGGACGACATCCTCGAGGAATCGGTCCGGAGACTCGCGGCCCGCTGA
- a CDS encoding class I SAM-dependent methyltransferase — translation MGSPEPETAESFFSASAEAYVRDRFAPEDDALRRIRQVMEAEGLPTIQLPAVTARAVQLLLRIAEARRVVEVGTLAGYSALWIARALPDESDGEAGLVTIEVDPARAALARRLLAEAGVGGRVEVREGPADIVLRSLGPDGSFDAILLDADKEGLPSYVVEARRLLRPGGLLLVDNALWRGQVLDPAVTDPATEAIRRSHENLRSDPAFDATLLPVGDGLLVALRR, via the coding sequence ATGGGATCGCCCGAGCCGGAGACCGCCGAAAGCTTCTTCTCCGCGTCGGCGGAGGCTTACGTTCGCGACCGCTTCGCGCCCGAAGACGACGCCCTTCGCCGCATCCGGCAAGTCATGGAGGCGGAGGGGCTCCCCACGATCCAGCTCCCGGCCGTCACCGCGCGAGCCGTGCAGCTCCTCCTCCGCATCGCCGAAGCACGCCGGGTCGTCGAGGTGGGGACGCTCGCGGGGTATTCGGCGCTCTGGATCGCGCGAGCGCTCCCCGACGAGTCGGATGGCGAGGCTGGCCTCGTCACCATCGAGGTGGATCCCGCACGAGCCGCGCTCGCCCGGAGGCTCCTCGCCGAAGCGGGGGTCGGGGGCCGCGTCGAGGTCCGCGAGGGCCCGGCGGACATTGTGCTCCGCAGCCTCGGTCCCGACGGATCGTTCGACGCGATCCTCCTCGACGCGGACAAGGAGGGGCTCCCTTCCTACGTCGTTGAAGCCCGGAGGCTCCTGCGCCCCGGAGGCCTCCTCCTGGTGGACAACGCGCTCTGGAGGGGACAGGTCCTGGATCCGGCCGTAACCGATCCCGCGACGGAGGCCATCCGACGGAGCCACGAGAACCTGCGGAGTGACCCGGCCTTCGACGCGACCCTTCTCCCCGTCGGCGACGGCCTTCTCGTTGCCCTTCGGAGGTAG
- a CDS encoding DEAD/DEAH box helicase, with translation MGEGEGFTGLGLSAERLEAVEAIGWTVPTPIQARAIPAALLGKDLVGIAQTGTGKTGAFILPSLDRVSSGAGLQILVLCPTRELAQQVAEDARELARGSDLRVADIVGGVGYGPQIDALKGGYEILTATPGRFNDHLDRGNVDLSNLKVLVLDEADRMLDMGFRPQIESVLRKSPKQRQSMLFSATMPHGVHALALQITRDAEWVEATPEGTTAEGIEERIYTVKPEHKPELIVKLLSEPGWDQVLIFTRTKAGAEVLRGRLESDGIGVDTMHSDRPMQHRVRALERFASGKVRVLVATDVAQRGLDVEGISHVVNFDVPTDPEDYVHRIGRTGRAGAVGTAVTFVTGADLGYLRSIELRLGRTLPRFSVAEFDYSGGGMREERARNKHSRSGRGMGSRSAQDLSDEELSALLDFKD, from the coding sequence TTGGGAGAGGGTGAAGGATTCACGGGCCTGGGTCTCTCGGCGGAGCGACTGGAGGCGGTCGAAGCCATCGGCTGGACCGTCCCCACCCCGATTCAGGCGAGGGCGATTCCGGCCGCACTCCTGGGCAAAGACCTGGTGGGGATCGCGCAGACCGGAACGGGGAAGACCGGAGCTTTCATCCTCCCTTCGCTCGACCGCGTGAGCTCCGGGGCGGGGCTCCAGATTCTCGTGCTCTGCCCCACGCGAGAGCTCGCCCAACAGGTTGCGGAGGACGCCAGGGAGCTCGCGCGGGGGAGCGATCTCCGGGTCGCGGACATCGTCGGCGGGGTGGGCTACGGGCCCCAGATCGATGCGCTGAAGGGGGGATACGAGATCCTCACGGCGACGCCGGGACGATTCAACGACCACCTGGACCGGGGCAACGTGGACCTCTCGAACCTGAAGGTCCTCGTCCTCGACGAAGCGGACCGCATGCTCGACATGGGATTCCGCCCCCAGATCGAATCGGTCCTGAGGAAGTCGCCGAAACAGCGCCAGAGTATGCTCTTTTCGGCCACGATGCCCCACGGTGTCCATGCGCTCGCGCTTCAGATCACTCGAGACGCGGAGTGGGTCGAGGCGACGCCCGAGGGGACAACCGCGGAGGGGATCGAGGAGCGGATCTACACGGTCAAGCCCGAGCACAAGCCCGAGTTGATCGTGAAGCTCCTCTCGGAGCCGGGGTGGGACCAGGTGCTGATCTTCACCCGCACGAAGGCCGGGGCGGAGGTCCTCCGCGGACGCCTCGAGAGCGACGGGATCGGAGTGGACACCATGCATTCCGACCGTCCCATGCAGCACCGTGTGCGCGCACTCGAGCGGTTCGCCTCGGGGAAGGTGCGCGTGCTGGTCGCCACGGACGTGGCCCAGCGGGGACTCGATGTGGAGGGGATCTCACACGTGGTGAACTTCGACGTCCCGACCGACCCCGAGGACTACGTGCACCGTATTGGGCGGACGGGTCGGGCCGGCGCGGTAGGGACTGCGGTGACCTTCGTCACGGGCGCCGACCTCGGGTACCTCCGCTCGATCGAGCTCCGCCTCGGGCGGACCCTCCCGCGCTTTTCGGTTGCCGAGTTCGACTACTCCGGTGGCGGGATGCGGGAGGAGCGCGCCCGCAACAAACACTCGCGATCGGGCCGCGGAATGGGGTCCCGATCCGCCCAGGATCTCTCCGACGAAGAGCTCTCGGCACTTCTCGACTTCAAGGACTGA
- a CDS encoding amidase: MLGRRKREGEDLDREPPQDERLDRRAFLTRMSVVAAGAAVGQLPPLSLTGARPGAPRAGRLDTSDFFGAAAPASAGLQAAEPAELTIREAGALFRARELSPTELAADCLARIERWDGVYMAFNAVPADAVRERALELDGLQPRGLLHGIPLAIKDNFYTRGVPTTANSWIYQDFVPAFDATAVERLTAAGGIVLGKTQMGPLATTRALTPDGEITTLNAWVTHDSEVSPGGSSSGTATAVSARMAPAGIGTQTGGSITSPSLAQGLTGLKPTLGRVSLRGVIPLSYSRDHAGPLARDAADAALLLQAMAGPDPADLRTLGLPPVPDYLAAATPVEGDRGMELRWPTRVGVPEGWVGAGGDEVQADRESFLLALEAIGGELVEIALPPEWEGLTSSAMNAVRLPERSEIFLETLRRDVRLFGVALSPWINGLLLSGDEFLKGQRARVALLGLVLDRVFSSCDVVLQSGAGPMDMVGLPLIAFPIGMRERSGVAAPHGVLAAGLPFGEERLLALASAWQAVTDWHRQRPLRLSEEEQARARPTAEKSRGRLGAGAVAELAE; this comes from the coding sequence ATGCTCGGTAGGCGGAAGCGAGAGGGCGAGGACCTGGACCGCGAACCTCCCCAGGACGAACGCCTCGATCGTCGCGCCTTCCTCACGAGGATGAGCGTGGTCGCGGCCGGAGCCGCGGTCGGGCAGCTTCCTCCCCTCTCCCTGACGGGTGCCCGGCCAGGGGCCCCTCGCGCGGGGCGCTTGGACACCTCGGATTTTTTCGGGGCCGCCGCGCCTGCAAGCGCGGGGCTCCAGGCGGCCGAGCCCGCCGAGCTCACCATCCGCGAAGCGGGAGCCCTCTTTCGGGCCCGTGAACTCTCGCCCACCGAGCTCGCGGCCGACTGCCTCGCGCGCATCGAACGGTGGGACGGCGTCTACATGGCCTTTAACGCGGTACCGGCGGATGCCGTGCGCGAGCGGGCACTCGAGCTCGATGGCCTCCAGCCCCGTGGGCTCCTCCACGGAATTCCGCTCGCGATCAAGGACAATTTCTACACGCGCGGCGTCCCGACGACGGCGAACTCCTGGATCTACCAGGACTTCGTGCCCGCCTTCGACGCGACGGCCGTGGAGCGCCTTACGGCGGCGGGCGGAATCGTCCTTGGAAAAACGCAGATGGGCCCGCTCGCCACGACGCGCGCGCTCACCCCCGATGGGGAGATCACGACGCTCAACGCGTGGGTGACGCACGACTCGGAGGTGAGCCCGGGCGGCTCGTCGAGTGGCACCGCCACGGCCGTGTCCGCACGGATGGCGCCGGCCGGAATCGGAACGCAGACTGGAGGCTCGATCACCTCGCCCTCGCTCGCGCAGGGGCTCACCGGGCTCAAGCCCACTCTAGGCCGGGTCTCGCTGCGAGGTGTGATCCCCCTCAGTTATTCGAGGGACCATGCGGGCCCGCTCGCGCGCGACGCGGCGGACGCCGCACTTCTCCTCCAGGCGATGGCCGGACCCGACCCGGCGGATCTTCGAACCCTCGGCCTTCCGCCCGTCCCGGACTACCTGGCCGCCGCGACGCCTGTCGAGGGGGACCGCGGCATGGAGCTTCGGTGGCCCACGCGCGTTGGCGTGCCCGAGGGTTGGGTCGGGGCGGGAGGAGACGAAGTGCAGGCGGACCGGGAGAGCTTCCTCTTGGCACTCGAGGCCATCGGCGGCGAGCTCGTTGAGATCGCGCTTCCTCCCGAATGGGAGGGGCTCACCTCGTCCGCCATGAACGCCGTCCGACTACCGGAGCGGAGCGAGATCTTCCTGGAGACGCTTCGGCGCGATGTCCGGCTGTTCGGCGTCGCCCTTTCTCCCTGGATCAACGGGCTCCTCCTCTCGGGGGACGAGTTCCTGAAGGGTCAACGGGCGCGGGTGGCCCTCCTCGGGCTCGTGCTCGATCGCGTCTTTTCGTCTTGCGACGTCGTCCTCCAGTCCGGGGCCGGTCCGATGGACATGGTCGGCCTTCCCCTCATCGCCTTCCCGATCGGAATGCGCGAGCGGTCCGGAGTCGCCGCACCGCACGGCGTCCTGGCGGCAGGCCTTCCTTTCGGAGAGGAGCGGTTACTCGCCCTGGCGAGCGCGTGGCAAGCCGTCACCGATTGGCACCGCCAGCGGCCGCTCCGTCTTTCCGAAGAGGAGCAGGCCCGGGCTCGGCCCACCGCCGAAAAGAGTCGGGGACGCCTCGGCGCCGGAGCCGTCGCCGAGCTCGCCGAGTAG